GAGGAGAAATCCATTCCTAAACAACTGCTTGTAGAAAATTGAATGACGCATAGATAAAATGATACTTTGAATTCGTGTTAATTCTGGAGAACAGTGGCAAAATTCAAATCGCTCCCATCCAAATTGTTCTTGATCCACTCGTCAATTTTAACATTAACTTCTGGACTAAAATAATTCTTCCAgtcgtttgtttttcctatTTAAAGAGCCACAGCTTAAAACTAAGTTTGTCTTTCAAACAACGAAATACCTTGCCGAATGAATAAACAATCATTATTTGTCACGCTGGCCTTAATTGAAATGTTGGGCCGATCCCTTTGCGAATCGACACGAACGTGATCCACCAGTTTTCCTATTTGTTCTTCAGTCACCGTTCTATTGAGGAAAGTAgccattttttcaatttgagcaCGTAGATCCTGACAATATCGTCAAGACAATGAGCTCACGCAGGTAACCGGAATAACAATCAGACTGGAAAAGTCTCATTATACCTTGATCATGTCTTCGTAGAATAAAATTAGCAGATTGGGGTGATTACGTTTCCCCCAAGCATCAAGAACAGAGGAGAAATATGGAGTCCATGCCACTAAAAACATCCATAAACTTCAATTAGACACCTTTTGGccaaaaaatttataaatggAAACCTTTGTTGTCGATAAAATAGTCAACAAACTGATCCATTTCTCCGGCAAAGTAACATAGTTTCACCAACTTGTGAAAGTGGAAGAAGGAAACTATGGCGTCTTTGGGATTGCGGACAACGAAAATGACCTAATCAATCGACACCTTAAAATTTCCAAAATATGAGACAGTGTACGTGTGGCTTACTTTGGCAGTGTTGAGCAATCGTGGAGGCAACAAGTGGAAAGGTAAATGAGATTTTAAAATTCTGGGCGACGGCAGCTGTTCCATCTTTTCGATAGATTGACAATGACGTGCATCCATTATCTCTGAAGGAGCA
This sequence is a window from Daphnia magna isolate NIES linkage group LG7, ASM2063170v1.1, whole genome shotgun sequence. Protein-coding genes within it:
- the LOC116927133 gene encoding sulfotransferase 1C1 isoform X2; the encoded protein is MFFSDKPVFPLKSGVKFSVIPETLESPFKEHFPAYYKGLVRGEPGGFVLHPKFVSNADKIYNMTVRSTDLWIRTFPRSGMTWTSELAWLIMNDCNFSEALEVPLSVRSHTVDTNYFTNWDVLAPSEIMDARHCQSIEKMEQLPSPRILKSHLPFHLLPPRLLNTAKVIFVVRNPKDAIVSFFHFHKLVKLCYFAGEMDQFVDYFIDNKVAWTPYFSSVLDAWGKRNHPNLLILFYEDMIKDLRAQIEKMATFLNRTVTEEQIGKLVDHVRVDSQRDRPNISIKASVTNNDCLFIRQGKTNDWKNYFSPEVNVKIDEWIKNNLDGSDLNFATVLQN
- the LOC116927133 gene encoding sulfotransferase 1C1 isoform X1, which gives rise to MQLASISFSKCWILEIGETTRKFESSQFLLLLLNMFFSDKPVFPLKSGVKFSVIPETLESPFKEHFPAYYKGLVRGEPGGFVLHPKFVSNADKIYNMTVRSTDLWIRTFPRSGMTWTSELAWLIMNDCNFSEALEVPLSVRSHTVDTNYFTNWDVLAPSEIMDARHCQSIEKMEQLPSPRILKSHLPFHLLPPRLLNTAKVIFVVRNPKDAIVSFFHFHKLVKLCYFAGEMDQFVDYFIDNKVAWTPYFSSVLDAWGKRNHPNLLILFYEDMIKDLRAQIEKMATFLNRTVTEEQIGKLVDHVRVDSQRDRPNISIKASVTNNDCLFIRQGKTNDWKNYFSPEVNVKIDEWIKNNLDGSDLNFATVLQN